CGACGCAATTCGACACGCTGGGATGCGTTTCGAGCGCGGCTCGCATCGGGCTTCCTGATCGAGGGGGATTGGCTAGGACGCCGTCACGCTCTCGGGTAGACGCCGGGTCAGGATCTCAACGGCCTCCTCGACCAATTCATCCACGATCTCCGCGGCCGGTTTGATCTCGTCAATCAAGCCTGAGACCTGTCCGGCGAAGGGCCCGACGTACTCCACCTTTCCGGCGCGATTGAACATGTCCACGACCGCCGAGGCCAACATCACCTGTACGGGGAAGCGCAGTGGCTCCAGATTCGATTGCTCCCACAAATCATGGAAGCGGTTGTAAGTCGCTCGAGAGGTCTTGCCCGTGTAGATGGTGGTACGGCGCGTATCCTCATCTGTGGCATTCAAGATGGCCTCTTTCTGAAGGTCGAGGGCGCCACCTTCGTTGGAGGCCAGGAAGCGGGTGCCCACCCAGACTCCCACGCAGCCCATCGCGAGCGCCGCGGCCACCCCTCGTCCGTCGCCGATTCCTCCGGCGGCAAGAACCGGCGTAGGAGCGGCCACATCGATCGCCTGCGGCCAGAGCGCCATGGATCCGACCCGACCCGTATGTCCGCCAGCTTCATGCCCCTGCGCCACGACCAGGTCCGCTCCGCTCGCAGCGATACGTCCCGCGTTCTTCGAGTTGCCAGCGATGCCGAGCACCTTCATTCCCGCCTGATGTGCGGCCTCGACCATGAACCCCGGGTTGCCCAGGCCCGCGCAGAAGAGGGGCACCTGCTCGTCGATGCAGGCCTCGACGGCCGCATGGGGCCGCGACGTGGTGGTGCCGCTGCTCAGCACCGC
The window above is part of the bacterium genome. Proteins encoded here:
- a CDS encoding nitronate monooxygenase, whose protein sequence is MTKRTLRTPLCDMLGIEYPILSAGMGPSLIGESTGAPVELVVAVSEAGGLGVLGGAGYTVEEMRDAIREIRKQTDKPFGVDLLLPAQQVASGDAPAENTHEIPLKDILQTLPQEHREWFLHIQQELGLPDTEAVLSSGTTTSRPHAAVEACIDEQVPLFCAGLGNPGFMVEAAHQAGMKVLGIAGNSKNAGRIAASGADLVVAQGHEAGGHTGRVGSMALWPQAIDVAAPTPVLAAGGIGDGRGVAAALAMGCVGVWVGTRFLASNEGGALDLQKEAILNATDEDTRRTTIYTGKTSRATYNRFHDLWEQSNLEPLRFPVQVMLASAVVDMFNRAGKVEYVGPFAGQVSGLIDEIKPAAEIVDELVEEAVEILTRRLPESVTAS